In Carcharodon carcharias isolate sCarCar2 chromosome 3, sCarCar2.pri, whole genome shotgun sequence, a single window of DNA contains:
- the en2a gene encoding homeobox protein engrailed-2a, whose amino-acid sequence MEENDQNDARVDNQESSNESNRAIMPLLQAPGNQLPHRITNFFIDNILRPDFGKRKESHRDPSHVPGRENVSPSALVSSQSGGSPPVGGGTPASPSAPAKKRDVATEGALRKSESTDQSQSSDSDSSQSSSNTASQPMLWPAWVYCTRYSDRPSSGPRSRKPKKKSLNKEDKRPRTAFTAEQLQRLKAEFQTNRYLTEQRRQSLAHELSLNESQIKIWFQNKRAKIKKASGSKNTLALHLMAQGLYNHSSTGKEHKEESE is encoded by the exons ATGGAAGAAAATGATCAGAACGATGCCCGCGTGGACAACCAGGAGTCGAGCAACGAGTCGAACCGGGCCATCATGCCTCTTCTCCAGGCGCCCGGCAACCAGCTACCCCACCGGATCACCAACTTTTTCATCGACAACATCCTTCGGCCGGACTTTGGCAAGAGGAAAGAGAGCCACCGAGATCCAAGCCACGTTCCCGGGAGGGAGAACGTCAGCCCCTCGGCTCTGGTGTCCAGCCAGAGCGGAGGCAGTCCGCccg ttggaggagggacTCCAGCCAGCCCTTCTGCCCCGGCCAAGAAACGTGATGTGGCGACAGAAGGAGCGCTGAGGAAAAGCGAGAGCACCGACCAGTCCCAGAGCTCGGACTCCGACAGCTcccagagcagcagcaacacagcgTCCCAGCCCATGCTGTGGCCTGCTTGGGTTTACTGCACTAGATACTCGGACAGGCCTTCTTCAG GTCCCAGGTCCCGCAAACCAAAGAAGAAGAGTCTCAATAAAGAGGACAAGCGACCGAGAACAGCGTTCACTGCCGAGCAGCTGCAGAGACTGAAAGCCGAGTTTCAGACTAACCGCTACCTAACCGAGCAGCGCCGGCAGAGCTTGGCTCACGAACTCAGTCTCAACGAATCCCAAATTAAAATCTGGTTTCAGAACAAGCGAGCCAAAATCAAGAAAGCTAGCGGATCAAAGAACACACTGGCACTCCACTTAATGGCGCAAGGACTTTACAATCATTCCAGCACGGGAAAGGAGCACAAGGAAGAAAGTGAATAG